From the genome of Ornithobacterium rhinotracheale, one region includes:
- the rpoN gene encoding RNA polymerase factor sigma-54 codes for MLKQELQQKLQQKLSPQQIRLMKLVQLPTVAFEQRVKEELEENPALDDRDTHENDDLFGDGAGDVYQDNYEDSYDDENPNSLDQVDINVDEYLSDDEYPSYKSYTNNYSSDDEERKVPYAQGASFYDYLKDQLHTFNLNEEQQNLADFLIGNLDEDGYLRREVKSIVDDLAFTQNIYTSTEELINLLENYVQKLSPTGVGARNLQECLLLQLKQKEQTPSVELAEDLITNSFEAFAKRHYKKILKKHEISEEELKHAIEEVEHLNPKPGKAFSGNTKIVEHIVPDFTIRIINGDLELTLNGRNAPQLHISREYSEMFDTYKKTENKSPEQKKAVLFVKQKLDAAKWFIEAIQQRQNTLMATMTAIMEYQRDYFLSGDETDIKPMILKDIAEIIGMDISTVSRVANSKYVSTPYGTFLIKDLFSESMTNDDGEEVSTREIKKILQDIVGSENKRKPLTDESLAKHLKEKGYSIARRTVAKYREQLNIPVARLRKEI; via the coding sequence ATGCTTAAACAAGAATTACAACAAAAATTACAACAAAAACTATCTCCGCAGCAGATTAGGCTAATGAAGCTTGTGCAATTGCCCACCGTGGCATTTGAGCAGCGCGTGAAGGAGGAGCTGGAGGAAAATCCTGCCTTGGACGACCGCGATACGCACGAGAATGATGACCTCTTTGGCGATGGGGCTGGCGATGTGTATCAGGATAATTACGAGGATTCGTATGATGATGAGAACCCCAATTCGCTTGACCAAGTGGACATTAATGTAGATGAGTACCTCAGCGATGATGAGTACCCCTCATATAAATCATACACCAACAATTATAGTAGCGATGATGAGGAGCGTAAAGTACCTTATGCACAAGGAGCTAGCTTTTATGATTATTTAAAAGACCAATTGCACACTTTTAATCTGAATGAAGAGCAGCAAAATTTAGCTGATTTCCTCATCGGAAATTTAGACGAAGATGGCTACCTGCGCCGAGAAGTTAAATCCATTGTAGATGATTTAGCTTTTACGCAAAACATTTACACCTCGACCGAGGAACTTATCAATTTGCTAGAAAATTATGTGCAAAAGTTAAGCCCCACAGGCGTGGGCGCCAGAAATTTGCAAGAATGCCTCCTGCTACAATTAAAACAAAAGGAGCAAACACCAAGTGTGGAGCTGGCAGAGGATTTAATCACCAATTCGTTTGAAGCCTTTGCCAAGAGGCATTATAAGAAGATTCTCAAAAAACACGAGATTTCCGAAGAAGAGCTAAAACACGCCATTGAGGAAGTGGAACACCTTAACCCCAAGCCGGGGAAAGCTTTTAGCGGAAACACCAAAATCGTGGAGCACATTGTACCAGATTTCACCATCAGAATTATAAATGGCGATTTGGAATTAACGCTTAATGGAAGAAATGCCCCACAATTACACATTTCGCGCGAATACTCTGAAATGTTTGATACTTATAAAAAAACAGAAAATAAATCGCCAGAGCAGAAAAAAGCCGTACTCTTTGTTAAGCAAAAATTAGATGCCGCCAAATGGTTTATCGAGGCAATCCAGCAGAGGCAAAATACGCTTATGGCAACGATGACCGCCATTATGGAATACCAGAGAGATTATTTCCTATCGGGCGATGAAACAGATATTAAGCCAATGATTTTGAAAGATATAGCTGAAATCATAGGAATGGATATTTCCACCGTTTCTCGTGTGGCAAATAGCAAGTATGTAAGCACTCCGTACGGAACTTTTTTAATCAAAGACCTATTTTCCGAGTCGATGACTAATGATGACGGCGAGGAAGTATCTACCCGAGAGATTAAAAAAATCCTGCAAGACATAGTGGGCAGCGAAAATAAGCGCAAACCTCTCACAGACGAGAGCTTGGCAAAGCACCTTAAAGAAAAAGGATACAGCATAGCGCGCCGCACCGTGGCAAAATATCGCGAGCAGCTCAATATTCCTGTGGCGAGATTAAGGAAGGAAATTTGA
- the lysS gene encoding lysine--tRNA ligase, protein MALSEQEQIRREKLQQIRNLGIDPYPAQGYDVTDTTTSAKENFEEGKKVRLAGRLMARRIQGKASFAELQDAEGRIQIYFNRDEICPEEDKTKYNELYKKLLDIGDFVGIEGELFKTQVGEKTVMVKDFTLLSKSLKPLPLPKTDAEGNVHDGFTDPEMRYRQRYADLVVNPHVKEIFNKRSRLFTAMRNFFNDRGYFEVETPILQPIPGGAAARPFVTQHNALNIPLYMRIANELYLKRLIVGGFDGVYEFSKNFRNEGMDRTHNPEFTAMEIYVAYKDYNWMMDFTEKLIEHCAIAVNGTTKATFGEHEIDFKAPYKRVTMRDSILEFTGFDILGKSEEELREAAQSMGIEVDETMGKGKLIDEIFGEKCEGNYIQPTFITDYPKEMSPLTKMHRDNPSLTERFELMVCGKEIANAYSELNDPIDQRERFEEQLKLSEKGDDEAMFIDQDFLRALEYGMPPTAGLGIGMDRLVMFLTNQQSIQEVLFFPQMKPEKKTPSFELTEEEKAILALLSEEPRPLSEVKDQAGLSGKKWDKSTKNLAKNKVIKIENVNDVLSIQLI, encoded by the coding sequence ATGGCATTATCTGAACAGGAACAAATACGCCGAGAAAAATTACAACAAATCAGAAATCTGGGTATAGACCCCTATCCCGCACAAGGATACGATGTAACTGATACCACTACCTCTGCCAAAGAGAACTTTGAGGAGGGAAAAAAAGTAAGGCTTGCAGGCCGATTGATGGCGCGCCGCATTCAAGGAAAAGCCTCTTTTGCCGAGTTGCAAGATGCCGAGGGGAGAATTCAGATTTATTTTAACAGAGATGAAATTTGCCCAGAAGAGGATAAGACTAAATACAACGAATTATATAAAAAATTACTAGATATAGGTGATTTTGTGGGGATTGAGGGAGAATTATTTAAAACCCAAGTAGGCGAAAAAACGGTGATGGTGAAGGATTTTACCCTCCTGAGCAAATCGCTAAAACCCCTTCCGCTGCCCAAAACTGATGCCGAGGGCAATGTACACGATGGTTTCACAGACCCCGAAATGCGCTATCGCCAGCGTTATGCTGATTTAGTGGTGAATCCGCATGTGAAGGAAATTTTTAATAAACGCTCGCGCCTTTTCACCGCAATGCGAAATTTCTTCAATGATAGAGGATACTTTGAGGTAGAAACTCCAATCTTGCAGCCAATCCCAGGGGGCGCGGCCGCACGCCCATTTGTAACGCAGCACAATGCGCTGAACATTCCGCTGTATATGAGAATTGCCAATGAGCTTTATCTTAAAAGGCTAATCGTAGGCGGATTTGATGGCGTGTATGAATTTTCCAAAAATTTTAGAAATGAAGGAATGGACAGAACCCACAATCCGGAATTCACCGCAATGGAGATTTATGTAGCTTATAAAGACTACAATTGGATGATGGATTTCACCGAAAAGCTAATCGAGCACTGCGCCATCGCCGTAAATGGCACTACCAAAGCCACCTTTGGCGAGCACGAAATAGATTTTAAAGCACCTTACAAGCGTGTAACTATGCGCGATTCCATCTTGGAATTCACAGGATTCGATATCTTAGGCAAATCAGAGGAAGAATTAAGAGAAGCCGCTCAATCAATGGGCATCGAGGTAGATGAAACGATGGGGAAAGGAAAGCTAATTGATGAAATCTTTGGCGAGAAATGTGAAGGAAATTATATTCAGCCAACTTTCATTACCGATTATCCTAAAGAAATGTCTCCGCTTACTAAAATGCATAGAGACAATCCATCGCTTACTGAGCGTTTTGAATTAATGGTGTGCGGTAAAGAAATTGCCAACGCTTATTCCGAGTTGAACGACCCAATCGACCAAAGAGAAAGATTTGAAGAACAATTAAAACTTTCTGAAAAAGGAGACGACGAGGCAATGTTCATAGACCAAGATTTCTTGCGTGCACTAGAATACGGAATGCCACCTACTGCAGGTTTAGGAATCGGAATGGATCGACTTGTGATGTTCTTGACCAATCAGCAATCAATCCAAGAAGTGTTGTTCTTCCCGCAAATGAAACCAGAGAAAAAAACACCAAGCTTTGAATTGACGGAGGAGGAAAAGGCAATCCTTGCCCTATTGAGCGAGGAGCCAAGACCACTCTCTGAAGTAAAAGACCAAGCTGGACTTTCTGGTAAAAAATGGGATAAATCAACCAAGAATTTAGCCAAGAATAAAGTGATTAAAATTGAAAATGTAAACGATGTTTTATCCATCCAATTGATTTAA
- a CDS encoding phage minor head protein: MQEKHSYKAREVLKNNVWKFSVAKNYNDCIALSNLLVRKNGSIRPWHEFKREAMKIVGRSNRYLKTEYDTIVAGAMMSRKWQEIQRDKHLFPFVQFKVTMDDHTSEICTPLSNVIVQVDDPFLQHYFPPNHFNCRTDVIKLRNATPTPQHLLPYIDIPIAFLNNVGATGEIFTEENSYIENTPKLLTRELEYTNLDGVEVSTLAKKYTTSENEMPRVEREYQNRLIVAKALKNYLDAKVRVLPEILPNHWAYDYHFEGVPNYGKVPDLKIDEDFWEMESYENKFKIGKLSQMIKHGQEQSDFVVIKLNHHIDTRRILNQLEKLKTKNDFEFKASRILFISVEGKVIIDYKKKPLQ, translated from the coding sequence GTGCAAGAAAAACACTCCTACAAAGCTAGAGAGGTACTCAAAAATAATGTCTGGAAATTCTCTGTGGCTAAGAATTATAACGATTGCATTGCTTTAAGCAACTTATTGGTTAGAAAAAATGGCAGCATTCGCCCATGGCATGAGTTCAAGCGTGAGGCAATGAAAATTGTAGGGCGTTCCAACCGATACCTCAAAACGGAATATGACACCATTGTAGCCGGTGCCATGATGAGCCGTAAGTGGCAGGAGATACAAAGAGACAAGCATTTATTCCCCTTTGTGCAGTTTAAAGTTACCATGGACGACCACACCTCCGAAATTTGCACCCCACTAAGTAATGTTATCGTACAGGTAGATGATCCGTTTTTGCAGCATTATTTTCCGCCTAATCACTTCAACTGCCGTACCGATGTAATTAAGCTACGAAATGCCACACCAACGCCACAGCATTTGTTGCCGTATATTGATATTCCCATTGCGTTTTTAAACAATGTGGGAGCCACTGGCGAAATATTTACAGAAGAAAACAGCTATATTGAAAACACGCCAAAGCTATTAACCCGAGAGCTAGAATATACAAATCTGGACGGAGTAGAAGTGTCTACGCTGGCAAAGAAATACACTACCTCCGAAAATGAAATGCCAAGGGTGGAGCGTGAGTATCAAAATAGGCTAATTGTAGCCAAAGCACTAAAAAATTATCTTGACGCAAAGGTTAGGGTTTTGCCAGAGATATTACCCAATCATTGGGCGTATGATTACCATTTTGAGGGAGTTCCAAATTATGGCAAAGTGCCAGATTTAAAAATAGATGAAGACTTTTGGGAAATGGAAAGCTATGAAAACAAATTTAAGATAGGAAAGCTTAGCCAAATGATTAAACACGGGCAGGAGCAATCAGATTTTGTTGTTATAAAATTAAATCATCATATAGACACTAGGAGAATATTAAATCAGTTAGAGAAATTGAAAACAAAAAATGATTTTGAATTTAAAGCAAGTAGAATTTTATTTATATCTGTTGAGGGGAAAGTTATTATTGATTACAAAAAAAAACCGCTCCAATAA
- a CDS encoding phage virion morphogenesis protein codes for MTAEEYFNKLQNQMAQTLRELPPIIGEEAVHFAQDNFDKQAYNGEPWQPRKNPTKWGKKDEEGRALLVKTGKLRRSVRVGYIDEEKVTVVAGGADVPYAKAHNEGFRGIVEQNVSPHLRKGKKGKDIYVKEHKRTIFQNIPKRQFIGDEASSPELAHRIKQVTIEHIKKSFKP; via the coding sequence ATGACAGCAGAAGAATATTTTAATAAGCTACAAAACCAAATGGCGCAAACATTGCGTGAGCTTCCGCCCATTATTGGGGAGGAAGCGGTACATTTCGCACAGGATAATTTCGACAAACAAGCCTATAACGGAGAGCCTTGGCAACCGCGTAAAAACCCCACTAAATGGGGTAAAAAAGACGAGGAGGGGCGCGCGTTACTTGTTAAAACTGGAAAGCTAAGGCGCAGTGTACGCGTCGGCTACATAGACGAGGAAAAAGTAACCGTAGTCGCCGGAGGGGCTGATGTGCCTTATGCTAAGGCTCACAACGAGGGCTTTCGTGGCATTGTAGAGCAAAATGTATCTCCGCACCTTAGAAAGGGCAAAAAAGGAAAAGACATTTATGTAAAAGAGCATAAAAGGACTATTTTTCAAAATATACCCAAACGCCAATTCATCGGAGACGAGGCAAGCTCTCCGGAACTTGCTCACAGAATTAAACAAGTAACCATTGAACACATTAAAAAATCATTTAAACCATGA
- the fabG gene encoding 3-oxoacyl-[acyl-carrier-protein] reductase translates to MELLKGKVAIVTGGTRGIGKGILEKFVENGAKVAFTYASSAEAAQALEEKYGESVKGFQSDASDFDAAQELVNQVLEAFGQIDIVVNNAGITKDNLLMRMSYQDWEKVIKVNLDSAFNLTKAVLRSMLKQRSGSIINMSSVVGLQGNAGQSNYAASKAGLLGFTKSVALELGSRNIRCNAIAPGFIETEMTAKLDEKVVEEWRKNIPLRRGGTPEDIANACLYLGSELSSYVTGQVLSVDGGMHT, encoded by the coding sequence ATGGAATTATTAAAAGGAAAAGTAGCGATTGTAACGGGAGGTACACGCGGAATAGGCAAGGGAATTCTTGAGAAATTTGTAGAAAATGGAGCCAAAGTTGCCTTTACTTACGCCTCTTCTGCAGAAGCCGCCCAAGCACTAGAAGAAAAATATGGCGAAAGCGTAAAAGGCTTTCAATCAGATGCATCGGACTTTGATGCAGCACAAGAATTGGTAAACCAAGTGCTTGAAGCTTTTGGACAAATCGATATCGTGGTAAACAACGCTGGAATCACTAAAGATAACTTATTGATGCGTATGAGCTACCAGGATTGGGAAAAAGTAATCAAAGTGAATTTAGATTCTGCCTTTAACCTCACCAAAGCCGTTTTGCGCTCCATGTTGAAACAACGCAGTGGTTCCATCATCAATATGAGTTCGGTGGTAGGATTACAAGGGAATGCAGGACAATCTAATTATGCAGCTTCTAAGGCTGGGCTTTTGGGTTTTACTAAATCCGTGGCACTCGAGCTAGGCTCTAGAAATATCCGTTGCAACGCCATTGCACCAGGTTTTATCGAAACGGAAATGACTGCAAAATTGGACGAAAAAGTGGTAGAAGAATGGCGAAAAAACATTCCACTTCGTCGTGGCGGAACACCAGAAGATATCGCCAATGCTTGTTTGTATTTAGGATCAGAACTTTCGAGCTATGTTACAGGGCAAGTGCTTAGTGTTGATGGCGGAATGCATACTTAA
- a CDS encoding DUF4919 domain-containing protein, with amino-acid sequence MKIFASLLVFALLMLPTTFYAQKISNIDFDSIKAKIQDENSSSYYPNLIERLKLHDPTLTDDDYINLYYGNVLYENYDPLCFQ; translated from the coding sequence ATGAAAATATTTGCTTCACTTCTCGTTTTTGCATTGCTTATGCTACCCACAACATTTTATGCACAGAAGATTTCAAATATAGATTTTGATAGCATAAAAGCTAAAATTCAAGATGAAAATTCCTCAAGCTACTACCCAAACTTAATTGAGCGGTTGAAATTGCACGATCCCACTCTCACAGATGATGATTACATTAATCTATATTATGGAAATGTGCTTTATGAAAACTATGATCCATTATGCTTTCAATAA
- a CDS encoding dicarboxylate/amino acid:cation symporter: MKKLELHWQIMIGMVLGVAFGYAMTLWSHGAQFISDWIAPFGTIFIKLLKLIAIPLILASLVKGISDLQDISKFKNMGIRTIGIYICTTIVAIVIGLSLVNLFAPGKGIPQETIDQLTATYTNNADISDKINTAASQKAAGPLNFLVEMVPDNIIGAMTDNGMMLQIIFFAIFVGISLLLVDDEKAKPLKDFFDSLNEVVLKMVDLIMLTAPFAVFALLSNVIVSSNDPEILEKLAFYAGTVVVGLILLIVFYVTAGYIYTKKTPKEFFKAMSPAQLLAFSTSSSAATLPVTMERVNEHLGVDEEVSSFVLPVGATINMDGTSLYQAVAAVFIAQAMKFPLEFSDQITIVLTALMASIGSAAVPGAGMVMLVIVLESIGFPADKLAVGLALIFAVDRPLDMLRTVVNITGDAFVSLCVGKSLNKLHTPKARNWDDNYKMRKIKNQNI, encoded by the coding sequence ATGAAGAAATTAGAATTGCATTGGCAAATTATGATAGGGATGGTATTGGGTGTAGCGTTTGGCTATGCAATGACCTTATGGTCGCATGGAGCCCAATTCATTTCCGATTGGATTGCCCCTTTTGGTACTATTTTTATTAAACTTTTAAAATTAATTGCAATCCCCCTGATTTTGGCATCGCTTGTAAAAGGAATTTCCGATTTGCAGGATATCTCAAAATTTAAAAATATGGGGATTCGCACCATTGGAATTTATATTTGTACCACGATTGTAGCGATTGTAATTGGGCTAAGTTTGGTAAACTTATTTGCACCAGGAAAAGGAATCCCACAAGAAACGATAGATCAGCTCACGGCAACTTATACTAATAATGCCGATATTTCTGATAAAATTAATACTGCGGCGTCTCAAAAAGCAGCAGGGCCTTTAAACTTTTTAGTCGAAATGGTGCCAGACAACATCATCGGTGCTATGACAGACAATGGAATGATGCTGCAAATTATATTTTTTGCTATTTTTGTGGGAATCAGTCTTTTGTTGGTAGATGATGAAAAGGCAAAACCACTTAAAGATTTCTTTGACTCGCTTAACGAAGTGGTGCTAAAGATGGTAGATTTAATCATGCTCACGGCACCTTTTGCCGTATTTGCATTGTTGTCCAATGTCATTGTTTCGTCCAACGATCCAGAAATTCTAGAAAAATTAGCCTTCTATGCAGGAACGGTGGTAGTAGGTTTAATTTTATTGATCGTGTTTTATGTTACGGCAGGATACATTTATACCAAAAAAACACCCAAAGAATTTTTTAAAGCCATGTCGCCAGCACAATTATTGGCATTTTCCACCAGTTCGAGTGCTGCCACCTTGCCCGTAACTATGGAGCGTGTAAACGAGCACTTGGGCGTGGATGAAGAGGTGAGTAGCTTTGTATTGCCTGTAGGGGCGACAATCAACATGGATGGGACAAGTTTATACCAAGCCGTGGCGGCAGTTTTCATTGCTCAAGCGATGAAATTCCCGCTAGAGTTTTCAGATCAAATCACAATTGTGCTCACGGCATTGATGGCATCCATTGGTTCCGCTGCCGTGCCAGGAGCGGGCATGGTGATGCTCGTTATTGTATTAGAATCAATCGGATTTCCAGCCGATAAATTAGCTGTAGGTTTAGCCTTAATCTTTGCCGTGGATCGTCCGCTTGATATGTTACGCACGGTAGTGAATATTACGGGAGATGCCTTTGTTTCGCTATGTGTTGGGAAATCTTTGAATAAATTACACACCCCAAAAGCTAGAAATTGGGACGATAATTATAAAATGAGAAAAATTAAAAATCAAAATATATAG
- a CDS encoding thioredoxin family protein: MNVENYLNQSLTWEEYIAHINDVIANGDQSDDKYQYYDLNLKRIERLFKKTTLSPEQEERVKKLDKKVILFAITEGWCGDAAQILPVVEVLANQSPKLDTAFILRDSSDYIEHHLTNGGKSIPIVVGVDAETKEEIFVWGPRPEWAKTLLAEYKAGKMNHDEFVIELQKSYNKDKGNAIINEFLDLLEK; this comes from the coding sequence ATGAATGTAGAAAATTATTTAAACCAAAGCCTTACTTGGGAAGAATACATTGCCCACATCAACGATGTGATTGCCAACGGCGATCAGAGCGATGATAAATACCAGTATTATGATTTAAACCTTAAACGCATCGAGCGTTTGTTCAAGAAAACGACTTTAAGCCCAGAGCAAGAAGAGCGTGTGAAAAAATTAGACAAAAAAGTAATTTTATTCGCCATTACCGAAGGCTGGTGCGGAGATGCTGCACAGATTTTGCCCGTGGTAGAAGTCTTGGCAAACCAAAGTCCTAAGCTGGATACCGCTTTTATTTTAAGAGATAGTAGCGACTATATCGAGCATCATTTAACCAATGGCGGAAAATCAATCCCGATTGTGGTAGGAGTGGATGCTGAGACCAAGGAAGAAATCTTTGTTTGGGGACCAAGACCTGAGTGGGCAAAAACACTTTTGGCTGAATATAAGGCTGGCAAAATGAACCACGATGAGTTTGTAATTGAGCTTCAAAAATCTTATAATAAAGATAAAGGAAACGCGATTATCAACGAATTTTTGGACTTATTAGAAAAATAA
- a CDS encoding TlpA disulfide reductase family protein — translation MRKLFLITFSVLALNACKTPEPKSEEKQALQTSQLDLDLEKTTGEQLNLKNIQKPIFLHFWGSWCPPCKAEMPSIEKLYQKYGDKVEFILIPINDKPEKYQAFLNENNINVPVYEAKSLIDKDLMPKAFPTTYIIDKDKKVVKEAIGMHDWEGDDLQQLFVGF, via the coding sequence ATGAGAAAATTATTTTTAATCACTTTTTCCGTTTTAGCATTGAATGCCTGCAAGACACCAGAACCCAAGTCTGAAGAAAAACAAGCTTTGCAAACAAGTCAATTGGATTTGGATTTAGAAAAAACTACGGGCGAACAATTGAATTTAAAAAACATTCAAAAACCGATTTTTTTACATTTTTGGGGTAGCTGGTGCCCGCCGTGCAAAGCAGAGATGCCAAGTATCGAAAAGCTGTATCAAAAGTATGGCGACAAAGTGGAATTTATCTTAATCCCCATAAATGATAAGCCCGAAAAATATCAAGCATTTTTGAATGAAAATAATATCAATGTGCCTGTATATGAGGCTAAATCTTTAATTGATAAAGATTTAATGCCAAAAGCTTTCCCTACAACTTATATTATAGATAAAGATAAGAAAGTGGTGAAAGAAGCAATTGGAATGCATGATTGGGAGGGAGACGATTTGCAGCAGCTGTTTGTAGGATTCTAA